From the Helianthus annuus cultivar XRQ/B chromosome 17, HanXRQr2.0-SUNRISE, whole genome shotgun sequence genome, the window TTTATGTGTTCCAAACACTTAGCTTCGGATCTAGGCTCGACCGAGATTATACAACGACTTTGGATTCTCAGACAGTTACCGAACCTCAGGCTCGGTTAACATACCTGTTTTTTTGGGAACACGGCTTCAtcttgtgtgtatatatatttttctttatttAGACTCAGtgttcacacacacacacactctctctcactGGTTAACTTACTCAGGTGGAGAAACATGGAGAAGCTATCAGTTCTTGAATGATCATTCATGGCGAAGTTAGTTCTTCTTCATTAAATCATCTTTTCGTTATTGTTTTTATACTGAATTTGATCATGATTCATGCAGTAGATCTTGATGAGTTTATGTTATCTGGAGTTATCATGATTTTAGGGCTTCAAGTtggtatatgtgtgtgtgtgtgtgtgtatatttatatgagtgtgtgtgtgtgaagttGTGATCATCAATCTACCAGTTTTGATGCTACTCTATCCAGCAATATTTTTGTCAAACTTCTGCTTGTCGACTCATTCTTTTTAGTTTATTCGGTCATTATCTCAAGTTCTCAATATTTTTTCCTTGAAGATTTTATCATATTCTATGTATGATTTCTGGATTTGAAAGTGTTTTATTTGTGACATTGTGTAGTTATTTTACTTCACTTTGCTTGTTGAGTCCCTACAGTAAATTGTTCAGTGTTAATTAAAATGGAAATTAAATTGCATTTATGTTTTTTATTCTATTGCACCACTTGTTTAATTATCATGGAGATTTCCAAACATTTTCCCATGAAAATGACTAGAAATTTGCCAGAAGTTTCAgttttttaatcattttcaagaaaaAGAAATAGTTGTTAGTATTGATTAATGGAAATGGAAAGATGTCTTTTTTTGGAGTTTGATCatgtgatgaagaagaagaaagtaGGTAACTAGTGATTTTGGGTCTACTCATGTTAACCCATTCTTGTTTTTTTACAGGGGAAATAGCGAAAATAGCCATTGACCggtcaaaattttcaaaatagcCAACAGAAACGTCTTAAAAAGCCTTTTCACGGAAAAAACATGGCGTGGAAACGTCTTAAAAAAGTCTTTTCAACCCAACCAACTGCGTTCCGCCATgtgtcaatttttttttgtaaaggcTTAAGACGTTTCAGCATTTTTTGTAGAGGCTTGAGATGTTTTAGccttatttattaattttttttttcaacatatgtatattttgagtatttttaatatttaaaacaaacataaatttatgtttattttaaatattaaatgaaatttatttttaaatattaattaaaaatattaaaaatactaaaaatatatttttagtatatacaaatgttgaaaatttatgtttgttttaaatACTAATATTTaaatttcatgaaatcagattTAAATGCACTTtatattttaatatttaaatgcacTTTATGTTTtagtatttaaaaaataaatttcatCAATCTGATTTGTATATTTTTAGTATTTAAATTATTAATTGTAGataaatttatgtttgttttaaatattaaaaatactaaaaatatacaaatattgaaaaaaaaataataaataaggcTGTAACGTTTCAAGCCTCTACAAAAAATGCTGAAACGTCTTAAgccttttaaaaaaaattgacacGTGGCGGAACGCAGTTGGTTGGGTTGAAAAGACTTTTTTAAGACGTTTCCACGCCATGTTTTTCCGTGAAAAGACTTTTTAAGACGTTTCCGTTGGCTATTTTGGAAATTTTGACCAGTCAATGGCTATTTTCGCTATTTCccctttttttatatatacaaaacaaTACTTTTTGACCTGGAGCTAGTTCATCTAACAATCTAAAAATAGTAGTCTGCAGCTATTCTACTAATGTATGATGATTTACACATCATAATCATCCTCACTCACACAGTCACACACACATCcatcataatcatcttcattgATAGTCACTTAGTTTCATTACCAACTCAAGATTGACATCTAAATCTTGCAGGTTTTGGGTTTTTGATGGCAGAACATTAGCAAAGAAAATAAAGACATCTGGTCTTCCTTCAGTAGATGAAGTCAAGGACAGTGGAGCCAACTGGGAATGTCCACAATGCAGTTGCAGAATAGATAAATGTGATGTAAGATATCAATTTTAAGTTCATTAGTGTAGAAGGATGTCATGAGCAAAACACAAATGAGTCACATATATGCTTTTGACATGTAAATATTATCTTTATTCAATTCAAGCATATAACTAAAACTGTAATCTTTTTGAAGGATTGGCCTGGGCTCCCCAGTGGAGTGAAATTTGACCCAACTGATGTTGAATTGTTGGATCATTTAGCAGCTAAATGTGGAGTTGGGAATGAAAGGCCGCATGAATATATCGACGTGTTCGTTCCTACAATCGATGTTGAGCAAGGAATATGTTACAAACATCCCGAAAATCTACCTGGTTAGCGGTTTTCATGCGCCTTTTTATAGTTATAAGTTCTTTGACACTACATTTATATAAACCAATTTGTTAATAGGATAAATTTATCATCCAAAACATATCAAACTGGCCAGTGAATATATAATCCATCTTTCAAGATCCTTATTTGCCACTAAAAGGGCTAAAGGGAACATTTGTCATCCGAAGTATATCAACGCGCTAACGGTTGCACCCatccaattttattgttttagtGGCAAATTAGACGTCTTTAAAATTTAAATGATGGGTGAAACTGATATGTTTTGGATGACCTTCCTTCGTACTTTTAGGCCGGTTCATGGCAAATAAGAATTAGAAGACAGGTGTCAAATTCGACATGTAATCCTCTAGAGATATTTGTTTGTTAAGCATAATTACTTATCTTGAGAAATGATTTCGCCTTACATGAACAAATTAATATCAAACTAAATAAGTAATCACTGAAAAGTATTTGATCTTGTGATTTTGTAGGCGCAAGAAAAGATGGTAGCAGTTTTCATTTCTTCTATCAGACCACAAACGCATACGCCAAAGGCCAACGAAAGCGTAGGAAAGTCTGCAATAGATCTAATGTAGAAATGGATGTCCGTTGGCACAAGACTGGCAACACTAAGGCCATATTTAAAAATGGAGTACAAATCGGATGCAAAAAGATAATGGTACTTTATGGGTTCACTGTTGGGGGATCAAAACCTTGTAAAACGAACTGGGTTATGCATCAATATCATCTAGGAACAAACGAAGATGAGAAGGACGGTGAATACGTGGTTTCAAAGATATTTTATCAGGCACAAAAGGGGACTCATGAGAACACTACTGTTTGTATTGTAGATGAAGATTCGGATCCTAGAACTCCAATGATCAATGCTTCTGATCCGTTACGGCCAGGAAAGACTCCCCTATATGAAGATGTCACATGTGATTATGTTATCCAGTCACCAGCACAGGTTGGTATCCGGATCTTTTTAGTAGTAAAATCTCTACCTAGATCTAATTAGTAGCGATTAGGAGTTTTATTTCTTCCTAGTTCTAGGAACACTTATCAGTTAGGACTTTTATTTCATCCTTGTTTTATGAACACTTATCGGTTACGAGTTTGTTAacatatattttcttgtatttttctcTATTATATGAAGAGATACCTGCTTAATTATAAATAATACAAAATCATTTTACACCAATAATGTAAAATATAGTTCTTTCAAATACTGATTGTTGTTTTTTTCCATGTAAGGAATCGGAGTGCTATGAACAGAAATACCTTGTTTCTTTTCCTACTGCTGAACTCAAGGATGATCTAAGCTTACCGGTTTGCGGGGATGATTCTAAAGCCATAAATTCGGATGCATTTCATTACTCATTCTCCGGAGAAGGCAATATGGATGCCTATTACCCTCTGTCGGGTTCGAGTTTCTGTACCAACAATGCTGCAGGGGCCGCTAGGGACGTATGTCCTGGAACCATGGAGCTTAAGAATCTGGACTTGGGTAGCCCACCTTATGTCAACCTTGCGGTAAGCTTAGCCTTTCATTCACATTCTGTGTAAATTCTCATGAAAAACATGAACTGATGATCATTGGTTATAGGGTATAAGGTGAATCAGGTGATAATTACTAGGTAAATGATCATAACTATGTAGAGATAAATACAAAAGGAGAAGATAGATAAATACTAGTACTAAATAAATATTTCCCTTAACTAAACATACCCCCATATAGGTTTCGGAATGCTCAAAGCCAAGAAGATGAGACTGCGCAGAcgatatatatatagggtta encodes:
- the LOC110923216 gene encoding SUPPRESSOR OF GAMMA RESPONSE 1, with the translated sequence MAKFWVFDGRTLAKKIKTSGLPSVDEVKDSGANWECPQCSCRIDKCDDWPGLPSGVKFDPTDVELLDHLAAKCGVGNERPHEYIDVFVPTIDVEQGICYKHPENLPGARKDGSSFHFFYQTTNAYAKGQRKRRKVCNRSNVEMDVRWHKTGNTKAIFKNGVQIGCKKIMVLYGFTVGGSKPCKTNWVMHQYHLGTNEDEKDGEYVVSKIFYQAQKGTHENTTVCIVDEDSDPRTPMINASDPLRPGKTPLYEDVTCDYVIQSPAQESECYEQKYLVSFPTAELKDDLSLPVCGDDSKAINSDAFHYSFSGEGNMDAYYPLSGSSFCTNNAAGAARDVCPGTMELKNLDLGSPPYVNLAELYFPCEDSNCGRLDWL